A window of the Cystobacter fuscus genome harbors these coding sequences:
- a CDS encoding imm11 family protein has translation MPRYYILQAQLLEDYAAIGNFPRSMTHIHMPATGMRMGEIYKDGQEFNMDEDSTGIQLSDVLHNTFGYLMVSSRLKALIEQHAKAEIEFLRFTLINHKKRVESDSCYIVNVIGGKDWVDLDRSEGQFNPAHKNRYMRVRRLVLKEDAVDPEANLFRVAAAPRLPIVREDFKALLESEQITGAEFFEVGTPVNLMT, from the coding sequence ATGCCCAGATACTACATCCTGCAGGCCCAGCTTCTCGAGGACTACGCCGCCATCGGGAACTTTCCGCGGAGCATGACGCACATCCACATGCCGGCGACCGGTATGCGCATGGGAGAGATCTACAAGGACGGCCAGGAGTTCAACATGGATGAGGACTCGACGGGCATCCAGCTCTCCGACGTCCTCCACAACACCTTCGGCTACCTGATGGTGTCCTCCCGGCTGAAGGCGCTCATCGAGCAGCATGCGAAGGCCGAGATCGAGTTCCTGCGCTTCACCCTCATCAACCACAAGAAGCGGGTGGAGAGCGACAGCTGCTACATCGTCAATGTTATCGGAGGGAAGGACTGGGTCGACCTGGACAGGAGCGAGGGGCAGTTCAATCCCGCGCACAAGAACCGGTACATGCGCGTCAGGCGGCTCGTCCTGAAGGAGGACGCGGTCGACCCCGAGGCCAATCTGTTCCGGGTGGCTGCGGCGCCGCGGTTGCCCATCGTGCGCGAGGACTTCAAGGCCTTGCTGGAGTCCGAGCAGATCACCGGGGCCGAATTCTTCGAGGTCGGCACCCCCGTCAACCTCATGACGTGA
- a CDS encoding AHH domain-containing protein: protein MADKQHVRVLWKKPNHEQEEGCISSHEFDYWKPDYPNCAYRVKGRAEIMVNPGKMRLYFKKPEWAFIGKNYTVASTPFPHQYHHIMPSGVLRSKLENDELSILQASRYNINEGINLIILPQQADEADELQLPIHLYAHEKYSKECKTVIDTMKSDMSELTADGKHDITDANVDAFRAFLRRWEQEEFWLIVDYGKQDAARGVTPHINSGRVTMAR, encoded by the coding sequence ATGGCCGACAAGCAACACGTCCGAGTACTGTGGAAGAAGCCGAACCACGAGCAGGAAGAGGGCTGCATCAGCAGCCACGAGTTCGATTACTGGAAGCCCGACTATCCCAACTGCGCCTACCGGGTGAAGGGCCGGGCGGAGATCATGGTCAACCCCGGCAAGATGCGGCTGTACTTCAAGAAGCCGGAATGGGCCTTCATCGGCAAGAACTACACCGTGGCCTCGACGCCCTTCCCGCACCAGTACCATCACATCATGCCCAGCGGGGTCCTGCGCTCGAAGCTGGAGAACGACGAGCTCTCCATCCTCCAGGCCTCGCGCTACAACATCAACGAGGGCATCAACCTCATCATCCTGCCCCAGCAGGCGGACGAGGCCGATGAGCTCCAGCTCCCCATCCACCTGTACGCCCATGAGAAGTACAGCAAGGAGTGCAAGACGGTCATCGACACGATGAAGTCCGACATGAGCGAGCTGACGGCGGATGGAAAGCACGACATCACGGACGCCAACGTGGATGCCTTCCGCGCCTTCCTGCGTCGCTGGGAGCAGGAGGAGTTCTGGCTCATTGTGGATTACGGTAAGCAGGACGCCGCCCGGGGCGTGACGCCCCACATCAACAGCGGACGGGTCACCATGGCCCGCTGA
- the tnpA gene encoding IS66 family insertion sequence element accessory protein TnpA has translation MTTNTATTKTEPAWLEAARRPRWTPEVAAQVVRAWEEEGGTQSAFMRKHGLPRERLRFWTRRREGKEGARTAMSFVPVEAAPAERSEAGREQGEAVQVEVGGVRVRVEAGASQALVERVLRAVKEVQGC, from the coding sequence ATGACGACGAACACAGCGACGACGAAGACGGAGCCGGCGTGGTTGGAGGCAGCGCGGCGGCCGAGGTGGACACCGGAGGTAGCAGCGCAGGTGGTGCGAGCGTGGGAGGAGGAAGGAGGCACGCAGTCGGCCTTCATGCGCAAGCACGGTTTGCCGCGCGAGAGGCTGCGCTTCTGGACGAGGAGGCGAGAAGGGAAGGAGGGGGCGCGCACGGCCATGTCCTTCGTGCCCGTGGAGGCGGCGCCCGCTGAGCGGAGCGAGGCGGGGCGGGAGCAAGGGGAGGCGGTGCAAGTGGAGGTGGGCGGAGTGCGGGTGCGAGTGGAGGCGGGAGCAAGCCAGGCACTGGTGGAGCGGGTGCTGCGGGCGGTGAAGGAGGTGCAGGGGTGCTGA
- the tnpB gene encoding IS66 family insertion sequence element accessory protein TnpB (TnpB, as the term is used for proteins encoded by IS66 family insertion elements, is considered an accessory protein, since TnpC, encoded by a neighboring gene, is a DDE family transposase.) gives MATQPCDMRKQADGLSALVQGGLGQQPKSGHLFVFFSRRRDFVRILFWDANGYCTVSKRLEAGRFRVPAPVEGQAAVHLDVRQLAELLSLVEASHAVRRREVH, from the coding sequence GTGGCGACACAGCCGTGCGACATGCGCAAGCAGGCCGACGGGCTGAGTGCGCTGGTGCAGGGCGGCCTTGGGCAGCAGCCGAAGTCGGGCCACCTGTTCGTCTTCTTCTCCAGGAGAAGGGACTTCGTCCGCATTCTCTTCTGGGACGCCAACGGGTACTGCACCGTGAGCAAGAGACTGGAGGCGGGACGCTTCCGGGTACCGGCGCCCGTGGAGGGCCAGGCCGCGGTGCACCTGGACGTCCGGCAGCTCGCGGAGTTGCTGTCGCTGGTGGAAGCAAGCCACGCGGTACGGCGGCGCGAGGTGCACTGA
- the tnpC gene encoding IS66 family transposase, protein MTSPVTIEEERGQEEEAQLPAIEGKDLEAVRAYVLQLLTEGRGEQAIEMLLDLLGRLREEHSSTLVRLKQALRQLYGRRSEKTPASQLQLLLSLLTQQQSVEPAAEPTTADGAQAAAPAAPPADAPKKAPKRPPVRGAQALPAHLERREVLVQPAAEECVCPGCGEQRQPMGEEVSQRLELEPARFYVRVEKRPKLACQRCKEGVAAAPAGETPLPGALPGPGLLAQLLVGKYRDGLPLHRQQAIFDKRHGVRLPASTLGDWVASASDLLPPVVQLLKQRTLADALLHTDDTGVRVLDRDDARGIKRGHLWPYVGVGGNVFVEYTPDWSGTGPQAVLADFRGYLVVDGYKGYEALFGPTSPRIEVGCWMHARRGFERAYVAGDARGGTVLMLVQKLYAVERQAQDAGLSPEARLTLRLAHSLPVYEELFGLLEQWAPHVPAKTPLGKAIAYARNRYVPLGRFLTDGRIPLDNGEVERLIKLIVLGRKNWLFLGSDAAGHRAANVYSLVLSCYRLGMDPWAWFRDVLPKLGDTRFPASRLAELLPESWAQQQAQQR, encoded by the coding sequence ATGACTTCTCCCGTCACCATCGAAGAAGAGAGGGGCCAGGAGGAAGAGGCCCAGCTGCCCGCCATCGAGGGGAAAGACTTGGAGGCGGTGCGCGCCTACGTGCTGCAGCTGCTGACGGAGGGCCGCGGCGAGCAGGCCATTGAGATGTTGTTGGACCTGTTGGGTCGGCTGCGCGAGGAGCACAGCTCCACGCTGGTGCGACTCAAGCAGGCGCTGCGGCAGCTGTACGGACGGCGCAGCGAGAAGACTCCCGCCAGTCAGCTTCAACTCCTGCTGTCATTGCTCACCCAGCAGCAGTCCGTCGAGCCAGCGGCCGAGCCCACCACCGCCGACGGCGCACAGGCAGCCGCCCCAGCGGCCCCGCCGGCCGACGCGCCGAAGAAGGCGCCCAAGCGCCCGCCCGTGCGCGGCGCCCAGGCCCTGCCCGCGCACCTGGAGAGGCGCGAGGTGCTGGTGCAACCCGCGGCCGAGGAGTGCGTCTGCCCGGGTTGCGGTGAGCAGAGGCAGCCCATGGGCGAGGAGGTCAGCCAGCGACTGGAATTGGAGCCGGCGCGCTTCTACGTGCGGGTGGAGAAGCGCCCGAAGCTGGCATGCCAGCGCTGCAAGGAGGGGGTGGCCGCCGCGCCCGCCGGTGAGACGCCACTACCCGGGGCACTGCCCGGCCCGGGGCTGCTGGCGCAGCTGCTGGTGGGCAAGTACCGCGATGGGCTACCCCTGCACCGCCAACAGGCCATTTTCGACAAGCGCCACGGGGTGAGGCTGCCCGCCTCCACCCTGGGCGACTGGGTGGCGAGCGCCAGTGACTTGCTGCCGCCCGTGGTGCAGCTGCTCAAGCAGCGCACGCTGGCGGACGCCCTGCTGCACACCGACGACACCGGGGTGCGCGTGCTGGACAGGGACGACGCCCGTGGCATCAAGCGCGGCCACCTCTGGCCGTACGTGGGCGTGGGTGGCAACGTCTTCGTGGAGTACACCCCCGACTGGAGTGGCACGGGCCCCCAAGCGGTGCTGGCCGACTTCCGAGGCTATCTGGTGGTGGACGGCTACAAGGGCTACGAGGCCCTCTTCGGCCCCACCTCTCCACGCATTGAGGTGGGCTGTTGGATGCACGCCCGGCGTGGCTTCGAGCGCGCATACGTGGCCGGAGACGCTCGCGGCGGCACGGTGCTCATGCTCGTGCAGAAGCTGTACGCCGTGGAGCGGCAGGCTCAGGACGCGGGGCTCTCCCCCGAGGCGCGCCTGACCCTGCGACTTGCACACAGTCTGCCTGTCTACGAGGAACTCTTCGGCTTGCTGGAGCAGTGGGCCCCGCACGTGCCCGCCAAGACGCCGCTGGGCAAGGCCATTGCCTACGCGCGCAACCGCTACGTCCCCCTGGGCCGCTTCCTGACGGACGGACGCATTCCGCTGGACAACGGGGAGGTGGAGCGCCTCATCAAGCTCATTGTCCTCGGACGCAAGAACTGGCTCTTCCTGGGCAGCGATGCCGCTGGCCACCGGGCCGCCAACGTCTACTCCCTCGTGCTCAGCTGCTACCGGCTGGGCATGGACCCGTGGGCCTGGTTCCGCGACGTGCTGCCCAAGCTCGGCGACACCCGCTTCCCCGCCTCCCGCCTCGCGGAGCTCCTCCCCGAGTCGTGGGCCCAGCAGCAGGCTCAGCAGCGATAG
- a CDS encoding DNA polymerase, whose product MNEKDLETHLGLLLSRTLSPLRRRPRAYPHTVLVGVSVKWDEEHRVPLLLQLVTLADEHVHAQAYELPEGQLMGEQLIDCIRELLRRADAMPPARRGIRQVHVVAHEASSLLALFPSAVAEARVEQVGKAHHARLERVKREEGTWDVRLVDLAGYFPKTPLEEIARTVGRPRLEADGPHLTELKRTDLARLVAHATRDAEVALRAMRDFRQGVLAEWNIDVLGNRTLPAVASAIFRLHFVRNGPAPVVKREVVRKVKKGTGYRDEPRVELVFNGDPNVRRMACRAYWGAQSEAFRRGFHVGAFAEYDAVSLYPYAAMLQPLPHAGTRWVRLESLAQVEEHEGFGTFTFVFPRGTRYPCLPVHRNGVRRLVFPLQGTSSCTLAEVRLALRRGAKVKVVEAYGFKPGPRERDHDVSRYMRHFLEKKAAAKRGTLEYATAKLFANALLGKLAEKMHGSGLLDVEREAQLHGFGPGLGAAIHGSPLLRASLKGPPDVGSAFAPEWATLVLGRARALMADITARGALLVSTDAIICPEELDLRCEGLDALESVGSGMRLEHRADAVFIARARLYALLRRVEDVGPGETVLGRDDTWAVVRVARQGTSESEADFAQTLLACLREGRDVAPTRIRKRRLTVEAAVREGKPIHSLVQEEVRTGFSWDNKRRLLDRDSKPFTQSTDTAPYRSLSRLEAGERQRQIREGGARPRKSRVPAHKMEKALTLLSGGRSVREVARELKLARSTVGDIKKRAGLGTVESEEGGADA is encoded by the coding sequence ATGAACGAGAAGGATTTGGAGACGCACCTGGGGCTGCTCCTGTCCCGGACGCTCTCTCCCCTCCGTCGTCGGCCCCGAGCGTATCCGCACACCGTGCTGGTGGGCGTGAGCGTGAAGTGGGACGAGGAGCATCGCGTCCCGCTGCTGTTGCAGCTCGTCACCCTCGCGGACGAGCACGTCCACGCCCAAGCCTACGAGCTGCCCGAGGGACAGCTCATGGGCGAACAGCTCATCGACTGCATCCGGGAACTGCTCCGGCGGGCCGATGCCATGCCGCCCGCCCGGCGCGGAATCCGGCAGGTGCATGTGGTGGCACACGAGGCCAGCAGTCTCCTCGCCCTCTTTCCTTCCGCCGTGGCCGAGGCGCGGGTGGAGCAGGTGGGAAAGGCCCACCACGCGCGACTGGAGCGCGTGAAGCGCGAGGAGGGCACCTGGGACGTGCGGCTGGTGGATCTCGCGGGCTATTTCCCGAAGACTCCCTTGGAGGAAATCGCTCGAACCGTGGGCCGTCCCCGCCTGGAGGCAGATGGGCCGCACCTGACCGAGCTGAAGCGGACGGATCTAGCGCGGCTGGTGGCCCATGCCACCCGGGACGCGGAGGTGGCCCTGCGTGCCATGCGGGACTTCCGCCAGGGGGTGCTCGCCGAGTGGAACATCGACGTGCTCGGCAACCGCACCTTACCGGCCGTGGCGTCCGCCATCTTCCGCCTGCACTTCGTGCGGAATGGTCCCGCCCCGGTGGTGAAGCGCGAGGTGGTGCGCAAGGTGAAGAAGGGCACGGGCTACCGGGATGAGCCGCGTGTCGAGCTGGTCTTCAACGGCGACCCGAACGTGCGCCGCATGGCCTGCCGCGCCTACTGGGGTGCGCAGTCGGAGGCGTTCCGGCGCGGCTTCCACGTCGGCGCCTTCGCCGAGTACGACGCAGTGTCCCTCTATCCCTACGCGGCGATGCTCCAGCCGCTCCCCCACGCTGGGACACGGTGGGTCCGGCTGGAATCCCTCGCCCAGGTCGAGGAGCACGAGGGCTTCGGCACCTTCACGTTCGTCTTCCCGAGGGGCACGCGCTACCCCTGCCTGCCAGTGCATCGCAACGGCGTGCGTCGACTCGTCTTTCCTCTTCAAGGAACCTCCTCCTGCACGCTGGCCGAGGTGCGCCTGGCGCTACGACGGGGGGCGAAGGTGAAGGTGGTGGAAGCCTACGGCTTCAAGCCCGGCCCTCGTGAGCGCGACCACGACGTGAGCCGCTACATGCGGCACTTCCTCGAGAAGAAGGCCGCCGCCAAGAGGGGCACCCTGGAGTACGCCACGGCCAAGCTCTTCGCCAACGCCCTGCTGGGCAAGCTGGCCGAGAAGATGCACGGTTCGGGCCTGCTGGACGTCGAGCGCGAGGCCCAGCTCCACGGCTTCGGCCCGGGACTGGGAGCGGCCATCCACGGCTCGCCGTTGTTGCGCGCCTCGCTCAAGGGGCCTCCGGATGTAGGCAGTGCCTTCGCCCCGGAGTGGGCCACGCTGGTGCTAGGCCGGGCTCGCGCCCTCATGGCCGACATCACCGCGCGTGGGGCCCTTCTCGTCTCCACCGACGCCATCATCTGCCCCGAGGAGTTGGACCTGCGCTGTGAAGGGCTCGATGCGCTGGAGAGCGTTGGCAGCGGCATGCGCCTGGAGCATCGGGCTGATGCCGTCTTCATCGCCCGTGCTCGCTTGTACGCGCTGCTGCGGAGGGTGGAGGACGTGGGCCCCGGTGAGACAGTGCTGGGACGGGACGACACCTGGGCGGTGGTGCGTGTCGCCCGTCAGGGGACGAGCGAGTCGGAGGCGGACTTCGCCCAGACGCTGCTGGCCTGCCTGCGCGAGGGGCGCGACGTGGCCCCGACGCGCATCAGGAAACGGAGGCTGACGGTGGAGGCAGCTGTACGTGAGGGCAAGCCCATCCACTCCCTGGTACAGGAGGAGGTGCGCACGGGTTTCTCGTGGGACAACAAGCGACGGTTGCTCGACCGCGACAGCAAACCATTCACGCAGAGCACGGACACCGCCCCGTACCGCTCACTCTCGCGGCTGGAGGCAGGTGAGCGTCAGCGACAGATTCGAGAGGGAGGCGCGCGCCCTCGGAAGTCACGGGTGCCGGCCCACAAGATGGAGAAGGCCCTCACCTTGTTGAGTGGCGGCAGAAGTGTTCGAGAGGTGGCCAGGGAGCTGAAGCTGGCCCGCTCCACGGTCGGCGACATCAAAAAGCGCGCTGGCCTGGGCACGGTGGAGTCTGAAGAAGGAGGCGCCGATGCGTAG
- a CDS encoding helix-turn-helix domain-containing protein yields MDTDNLEQEEGLWDANDVARFLKASRSWVYQRAQAGQLPCVKIGGLLRFEPAEIRAFIRGQGTKIR; encoded by the coding sequence ATGGATACGGACAACTTGGAGCAGGAGGAGGGCCTCTGGGACGCGAATGACGTGGCTCGCTTCCTCAAAGCCTCGCGCTCGTGGGTGTACCAGCGGGCTCAGGCGGGTCAGCTTCCGTGCGTGAAGATCGGCGGGCTGCTGCGCTTCGAGCCGGCAGAGATCCGCGCATTCATCAGGGGCCAGGGCACAAAAATCAGGTAG